Proteins from a single region of Apium graveolens cultivar Ventura chromosome 7, ASM990537v1, whole genome shotgun sequence:
- the LOC141672046 gene encoding peroxisomal adenine nucleotide carrier 1-like — protein MSVNLESISEATSGAIGALVSTTILYPLDTCKAKYQAEVTEKGHQRYRKLSDVLVEAISNRKVLSLYQGLGTKNLQSFIAQFVYFYGYSYFKKLYLKKSGVKYIGTKANLLIAAAAGSCTALITQPLDTASSRMQTSSFGKSKGLWLTLTGGSWSEAFDGLGISLLLTSNPAIQYTVFDQMKQKAMRKQVKTKTGTSSESLSAFSAFMLGAISKSIATVLTYPAIRTKVMIQAADPDEDANGNAKPKSRKTISGVIYSIWKKEGLLGFFKGLHAQILKTVLSSALLLMIKEKVAATTWVLILAIRRYLVVSAARVKNA, from the exons ATGTCTGTGAATCTAGAATCTATATCCGAAGCAACCTCTGGAGCCATTGGAGCTCTTGTTAGTACTACTATTTTGTACCCTCTTGATACTTGTAAGGCTAAGTACCAAGCTGAGGTTACTGAAAAGGGTCATCAGAGATACAG GAAACTTTCTGATGTTCTTGTAGAAGCAATATCAAATCGTAAGGTTCTTTCATTATATCAGGGCCTTGGGACTAAAAACCTGCAATCATTCATCGCACAGTTTGTATATTTTTATGGATATAGTTACTTCAAAAAATTATATCTGAAAAAGAGTGGTGTTAAATACATTGGTACCAAAGCCAACCTACTTATAGCAGCCGCTGCTGGGTCTTGTACCGCCCTTATAACTCAA CCTCTGGATACAGCATCCTCGAGAATGCAAACAAGCTCCTTTGGGAAATCAAAAGGACTATGGTTAACCCTTACAGGAGGGAGTTGGAGTGAAGCATTTGATGGACTTGGCATATCTCTTCTTTTGACTTCCAATCCTGCAATTCAG TACACAGTTTTTGATCAGATGAAACAAAAAGCAATGAGGAAACAAGTTAAAACTAAAACCGGAACATCCTCAGAATCCCTTTCAGCGTTCTCTGCTTTTATGCTAGGTGCAATCTCAAAGAGCATTGCAACTGTTTTAACATATCCAGCTATCAG AACTAAGGTAATGATTCAAGCTGCTGACCCGGATGAGGATGCTAATGGAAATGCTAAACCAAAATCCCGCAAAACAATATCTGGTGTTATATATTCAATTTGGAAAAAAGAGGGCTTGCTAGGCTTCTTCAAGGGGTTGCATGCACAGATTCTAAAGACTGTATTAAGCTCAGCATTACTATTGATGATAAAAGAAAAAGTTGCGGCTACAACTTGGGTCCTTATACTTGCAATTCGAAGGTATCTTGTGGTCAGTGCAGCTAGAGTAAAGAATGCTTAA